The stretch of DNA CTGATAGGCCTTGGCGACGGTCAGCGGGTTGGCCCCCTGTTCGGCGGCAAAGGCGCGGACCGAGGGCAGCATGTCGCCGTCGCCATAGCGCCCTTCAAGGATCGCATCGGCGATCCGGTCGCGGAGCTGGAGATAGACGGGCCGCTCGCTGCTGCTCATATGTGCATCACTGCCCTAACACAGTGCGCCACGTCAAGTCCGGTCACGGCCAGTGACGGACAATATCGTGGTAAACCGGGCGCGGCCGTTCCTCGAGCGGCTGGCCGGGCGAGCCGATGAAGACGAAGCCGGCGATCCGGTCGCCCTCGCGCCCGCCAAGCGCGGCGCACACCTTGTCATCAAATGCCGCCCAGCCGGTCAGCCAGCCGGCGACGAACCCGTGCGCGGTCGCGGCGGTGACCAGGTTCATGCAGGCCGCGCCCGCCGACAGCTGCTGTTCCCAGAGCGGGATCTTGCTCGGCTGCACGGGGGTGGACAGCACGGTGACCAGCGTCGGCGCGTGCCGGGCGAACTGGTCGATGGCGGCGACGTCGCTGCCGCCAGCCGCGGCATCGCCTCGCTGCGCGCGGAACGCATCCTGCAGCAGGGCAGCGAACGCGGCGCGGTCGTCGATCACGACGAACCGCCACGGCGCCAGCTTGCCATGATCGGGCACGCGCATCGCCGCCGACAGAATGGCGTGCAGCTGCCCGGCATCGGGCCCGGGGGCGATCATGTCGCGCGGCTTGCCCGAGCGGCGGGTGGCAAGCAGCGATTGCGGGGAGGACAGGTCGTTGAAGCTCATGCCCTGCCGCTAACAGCTGGGCTGGCGGCGGGCAATCGCGCGGCTATGCTTGGGCGATGTGGCTTGTGCTTCTTCTCGCCCTGACCGCCGCCGGTCCGGAGGCCGCCGATCCGGCGGGGCTGCGCGCGCTGATCGCCGAGGATGTGCGTGTCGCGCGGATCGGCGACCGGCTGGCGCGGGCCGGGCCGTGCACGGCGACGCTCAGCAGCCCCGGGCTGATCGTGCAGGACATCGTCCAATATGCGCCCGACCTGCGCGCGCCCGCCCGGGCGGCGCTCGGCCTTGGCGATCTGCCGACCATTGTCGCGGTGCTCGACGGCAGCGCCGCCGCCGTCGCCGGCCTCAGGCCCGGCGACATGCTCGTCGCGATCGACGGTGCAGCGGTGCCGCCGGCCGACAAGGCGCGCGGTTTCGACCGCATGGCCGGGGTGGAGGCGCAGATCGAGGCCGCACTGGCGCGCGGCACGCTCAATCTTGGCCTCATCCGCGACGGTGCGGCACTCACCGTTCGCATTGGGGCCACGCCGGGGTGCCGGACGCGGTTCCAGCTTCAGCCGGGCGGGCGGCTCAACGCCTCGGCCGACGGGGTTTATGTGCAGGTGTCGGGGGCGCTTG from Sphingomonas changnyeongensis encodes:
- a CDS encoding nitroreductase family protein, translated to MSFNDLSSPQSLLATRRSGKPRDMIAPGPDAGQLHAILSAAMRVPDHGKLAPWRFVVIDDRAAFAALLQDAFRAQRGDAAAGGSDVAAIDQFARHAPTLVTVLSTPVQPSKIPLWEQQLSAGAACMNLVTAATAHGFVAGWLTGWAAFDDKVCAALGGREGDRIAGFVFIGSPGQPLEERPRPVYHDIVRHWP
- a CDS encoding M48 family metallopeptidase produces the protein MWLVLLLALTAAGPEAADPAGLRALIAEDVRVARIGDRLARAGPCTATLSSPGLIVQDIVQYAPDLRAPARAALGLGDLPTIVAVLDGSAAAVAGLRPGDMLVAIDGAAVPPADKARGFDRMAGVEAQIEAALARGTLNLGLIRDGAALTVRIGATPGCRTRFQLQPGGRLNASADGVYVQVSGALAEFAATDDELALIIAHELAHNLLGHKARLDAAGVSRGLFAGLGKGASRVRATEEEADRWALYLMARAGFDIAAAPAFWERFGRRADPGIFSDGTHDGWRTRVAKAEAEIARIRALQAAGAPILP